The genomic segment ATCATTGCGCTGGCCGCGCTCGCCGAAACCCGCGACAACGAGACCGGCAACCACATCCGCCGCACCCAGCACTACGTGAGGGCGCTGGCGCGCGCGCTGCGGCACGACCCGCGTTTCAGCGCGCAACTGGACGAGCGCACCATCGACCTGCTGTTCAAGTCCGCGCCGTTGCACGATATCGGCAAGGTCGGGATTCCGGACCGCATCCTGCTCAAGCCCGGCAAGCTGACCGCCGAGGAGTTCGAGACGATGAAGTCCCACACCACGCTGGGCCGCGACGCCATTGCCGATGCCGAAGCCCAGTGCGGCACGCGCGATTCCTTCCTGCGCTATGCGCGCGAGATTGCCCAGTACCACCATGAAAAATGGGATGGCTCGGGCTATCCTGAAGGGCTTGCCGGCGACGCCATCCCCGTGTCGGCCCGCCTGATGGCGCTGGCCGATGTCTATGACGCGCTGATATCGCGGCGCGTCTACAAGCCCGCCTTCCCGCACGAAGAGGCCGTGCGCATCATCCTGGAAGGACGTGGCCGGCATTTCGATCCCGGCATGGTCGATGCGTTCCACGGCATTGCAGACGAATTCCTCGCCATTGCGCTGCGCTTTGCTGACCCGGCACACGAGCCGCAGCGCTGTCTGTCGCCCGCAATCTGAGCGATGTCCAGGCCCGATTCACACGCAGGCTTCTGGCTGCGCGGCTCACTGCTGGCCTACGGCGCACTGCTGATCCTGGCGGTCTGGCTGGTGGCGTTCGCCGCGATGTCGACGGTGCGCCAGAACGAGCAGGCGAGCGTCGGCGCGCGCCTGGGCGCGACCGTCAACACCACCGCGCGCCAGCTCGAGACCTGGGCCAGCGAGCAGCGCCGCCGCGCCGTGTCCATGAGCACGCTGGACGACACGATGCGGCTGGCGCGGCCGCTGCTGGGCGACGGCGCCCAGCCCAGTGCCGACCAGCTGCGCGACTTCGCCAGCTGGATCACGCCGCTGTACCGCTCCAACGGCTATATCGGCTACGGGCTGATCTCGATGGACAACCGCATCGTGGTTTCCGACCTGGCCGAGCGCAACGGACAGCTGCTGCAGCCCGAAGCTGCGGCTGCGGCAACGCGCGCGCGAGAGAACGGTGCCGCCTTGTCTGCGCCATACCCGGGACCGCTGCTGGAAGACGGACCGGTCGGGCCGGTGGGCCGCAGCCCGTTCCAGGTCGTGTGTTCGCGCCTGTGGGACCATGACCGCGCCATCGGCGCGCTATGCCTGCGCATCGACCCGTACGCCGTGATGCTGCAGATCCTCAAGGCCGCGCGTTTCGGCAACTCCGGCGAGCTGTATGTGATCGACCGCGACGGCCGGCTCAATTCGCCGAGCCGCTTCGACGAGACGCTGGTCGGGCAGGGGCTGCTCCAGCCGGGCGATGCCTCCATGTTCAACCTGCACGTGCGCGTGCCGCACGACGTTGGCAATGGCCGCTGGCGTGCCGACAACGATGCGCCGCTCACACGCCTGGCGCAGCAGGTACTGCATTCCGAGACCCTGCAAACTGCCTTCGGCTACCAGGACTACCACGGCCAGCGCGCGGCCGGCGCGGGGCTGTGGATACCGGCACTCGGGGCCGGTCTGATCCTGGAGCAGGACATGGAGGAAGCGCTCGGCTCCTACCTGTCCACGCGCGCCGTGGTGGCCAGCATGGCGGGCGCCATCATGCTGCTGATCGCGGTGGCAGCCTGGGCGCTGCGCAAGAGCCAGCACAAGCTGGCGCAGAGCGAGGAGCGACTGCGCGCGCTGCTGGACCACTCGCCGGCCATCATCCACCTGAAGGACCGCAACCACGTCTTCCTGCAGCTCAATCCGGCCCTGGAGACGCTGCTCGGCCTGGAGCGCGAACAGGTGCTGGGCAAGACCGACCGTGAACTCGCGGTCATGCCCGACGGCACCCAGGAGCGCTGGGAAATCGAAGACCGCGTGATGGCCACGGGACAGGCCGAAGAGCACCTCTACGCGATGGCTTCGCCAGAGGGCACGCGCCAGCTGCGAATCATGCGCTTCCCGGTGCAGGACCCGGCCAGCAAGGCCGTGGTGGGCGTGGGGGCGGTCGGTATCGACATTACCGACGAGGAGCGCGCCACGCGCGAACTCAGGGAGATGTCGCAGACGCTGGAGCAGAAGGTGTGGGAACGCACCCGCGAACTGGCCGTGGCCAACGCGGAACTGGCCAAGGCCAAGCACGAGGCCGAGTCGGCTGCCCAGGCCAAGGCCAGTTTCCTGGCCAATATGAGCCATGAGATCCGTACCCCGATGAACGCGGTAATCGGCATGGCGCACCTGGCGCTCAGCACCCGACTCGACCCCCGGCAGCGCGACTACGTCGAGAAGATCCAGCGTTCGGGCCAGCACCTGCTGGGCATCCTGAACGACATCCTGGACCTGTCGAAGATCGAGGCCGGCAAGCTGGAGATCGAGCAGATCGATTTTTCGCTGGAGCGCCTGCTGCGCACGGTGGGAGATCTGGTCAGCGAACGCGCCGCCGCCAAGCAGCTGGAACTGGTGGTCGACGTGCAGCCGGACGTACCGGATTCGCTGCGCGGCGATCCGCTGCGCATCCGCCAGGTGTTGATCAACTTCACCACCAATGCGGTCAAGTTCACCGAGCGCGGCGAGATCGTGGTTCGCGTGGCGCGCTGTGCCGGCGAGGATGCCGAGACGCGGATCCGGCTGCATTTCGAGGTGCGCGACACGGGCGTCGGCATCGATGCCGATACCATCCCGCGGCTGTTTCGCAGCTTCGAGCAGGCCGACAGCTCCACCACGCGGCAATATGGCGGCAGCGGCCTGGGGCTGGCCATCAGCCACCGGCTGGTGACCCTGATGGGCGGTACCATGGGTGTGCAGAGCGAAGTGGGCAAGGGCAGCACGTTCTGGTTCGAGCTGGCGCTGCTGCCGGGTACCAGGCGGGCGCCGGCACTGCTGGTGCGGCCGGAACTCGCGGGGCGCCGTCTGCTGGTGGTCGATGACCATGGCTATGCGCGCCAGGTGATTGTCTCCATGCTGCGCGGCTTTGGCTTTCGCGCGGACGAAGCCGAGTCCGGCGAGAAGGCGCTATCCGCCATCCAGCACGCGGACGCCATGTCCGATCCCTACCATGCCGTCTTCATCGACTGGCGCATGCCCGGGCTGAACGGCATCGAAACCGTGCGCAGGCTGGCGGCAATGTCATTGCAGGGCCAGCGTCCGCGGCCGCTCATGATTACCGCCAACGGGCGCGAAGAAGTCGTGCGCGAAGGCCAGCGCAACGGCTTCGAGACCACGCTGCACAAGCCGGTCAGCCCGTCGGTCCTGTTCGACGCGACCATGCGGGTGCTGGCTTCGGAGCCGGGACGCATGGCGGACCGCGGCGCGCCGGGATCCGAGACGGGGCCCGGCTGGTCGCTGCCGCACGCGCGCGTGCTGCTGGTCGAAGACAACGAGATCAACCGCGAGGTCGCCACGCATCTGCTTCAGCAGGCCGGCATCACGCCCGATACGGCGGAGAATGGCGCGATCGCACTGGAGCTGCTGGCAGGGCAGGACTACGACCTGGTATTGATGGACATGCAGATGCCGGTCATGGACGGGTTCGAAGCCACGCGCCACATCCGCGCCAACCCGCGGCTGGCGTCGCTGCCGGTGGTGGCGATGACGGCCAATGCCTTGCCCGAAGACCGCAACCGCTGCCTGGCAGCGGGCATGGACGACCATATCGCCAAGCCCATCAGTCCGGCCACCTTCTTCACGACCCTGCACCGGTGGCTGACCGGCACGCCGTCAAGGACCGGCGCCGGAGCGCGGGAAGCGGCGGGCTGGCACGACGATGCGCTGGCCGTGCCGAACGCGATGGTCGAGACGGCCGAACCCGAAGCGGCGGACGCTGCGCCGGACTGGATCCGGGCACTTGCAGCCACGGGCCTGCTCGATGTCGACGGCGCGGTCGCCCGTGTCGGCGGGCGCATCGACACCTTTCGCCAGTTGCTGGGCCGCCTGCTCGCAGGCTATGCGAGCACACCGCAGCAGATCGGCGCGCTGCTGCAGGGCGGCGAGCGTGCCGAGGCCGCGCGCCTTGCGCACGCGCTGGCCGGCCTGGCCGGCAATCTTGGCGCCAGGCAGGTGGCCAGCGTCTCGGCGTCGCTGGAGTGCGCGTTGACGGGAAGGGGGGCGCAAGATCCTTGCGCCTTGCTGCAGGCGCTGGAACAGGCGCACGCCAGCCTGTGCGAAGCGCTGACCCGGCACCTGCCAGCGGAAGCGCCGGGACCGGCAGCGCCGCTCGCCAACCAGGCCGCCAGCACGTCGGACTTGCTCGACCTGCTGCGCCGCCAGTTGGCCGACAGTGCCAGCGATGCCAGCCTGACGTTCGCGGCCAACCGCCAGCGGCTGGCGGACGTGCTGGAAGTCGATCGCTTCCGTCGCCTGTGCGAGGCGGTGGAGAACTATGACTTCGAAAGCGCGGTCGAGGTACTGGCAGGCAGCGCGCGCTAGCCGGGCCGCCTGGCGCGGGGCCTGGCCCCGCGCTGGCACGGTCAGCCGAGTACTTGTCCCACCATCATGCGATGGCCATCGGGCGTGGCCAGCGCCATTTCGCGCATGCCCCATGGCTTGTCGGCGGGCGGCTGCAG from the Cupriavidus sp. WKF15 genome contains:
- a CDS encoding response regulator encodes the protein MSRPDSHAGFWLRGSLLAYGALLILAVWLVAFAAMSTVRQNEQASVGARLGATVNTTARQLETWASEQRRRAVSMSTLDDTMRLARPLLGDGAQPSADQLRDFASWITPLYRSNGYIGYGLISMDNRIVVSDLAERNGQLLQPEAAAAATRARENGAALSAPYPGPLLEDGPVGPVGRSPFQVVCSRLWDHDRAIGALCLRIDPYAVMLQILKAARFGNSGELYVIDRDGRLNSPSRFDETLVGQGLLQPGDASMFNLHVRVPHDVGNGRWRADNDAPLTRLAQQVLHSETLQTAFGYQDYHGQRAAGAGLWIPALGAGLILEQDMEEALGSYLSTRAVVASMAGAIMLLIAVAAWALRKSQHKLAQSEERLRALLDHSPAIIHLKDRNHVFLQLNPALETLLGLEREQVLGKTDRELAVMPDGTQERWEIEDRVMATGQAEEHLYAMASPEGTRQLRIMRFPVQDPASKAVVGVGAVGIDITDEERATRELREMSQTLEQKVWERTRELAVANAELAKAKHEAESAAQAKASFLANMSHEIRTPMNAVIGMAHLALSTRLDPRQRDYVEKIQRSGQHLLGILNDILDLSKIEAGKLEIEQIDFSLERLLRTVGDLVSERAAAKQLELVVDVQPDVPDSLRGDPLRIRQVLINFTTNAVKFTERGEIVVRVARCAGEDAETRIRLHFEVRDTGVGIDADTIPRLFRSFEQADSSTTRQYGGSGLGLAISHRLVTLMGGTMGVQSEVGKGSTFWFELALLPGTRRAPALLVRPELAGRRLLVVDDHGYARQVIVSMLRGFGFRADEAESGEKALSAIQHADAMSDPYHAVFIDWRMPGLNGIETVRRLAAMSLQGQRPRPLMITANGREEVVREGQRNGFETTLHKPVSPSVLFDATMRVLASEPGRMADRGAPGSETGPGWSLPHARVLLVEDNEINREVATHLLQQAGITPDTAENGAIALELLAGQDYDLVLMDMQMPVMDGFEATRHIRANPRLASLPVVAMTANALPEDRNRCLAAGMDDHIAKPISPATFFTTLHRWLTGTPSRTGAGAREAAGWHDDALAVPNAMVETAEPEAADAAPDWIRALAATGLLDVDGAVARVGGRIDTFRQLLGRLLAGYASTPQQIGALLQGGERAEAARLAHALAGLAGNLGARQVASVSASLECALTGRGAQDPCALLQALEQAHASLCEALTRHLPAEAPGPAAPLANQAASTSDLLDLLRRQLADSASDASLTFAANRQRLADVLEVDRFRRLCEAVENYDFESAVEVLAGSAR
- a CDS encoding two-component system response regulator yields the protein MSADSPEQRPTVLVVDDIPENIAAMVAMLQDPYRVRVANRGAKALQLAASSAPDLILLDVSMPEMDGYETCRHLKANPATAHIPVIFLTARTDELDEARGFEVGAVDYIMKPVSPPVARARIASQLTLKQAHDFLRDRSAYLEAEVQRRMREITQIEDATIIALAALAETRDNETGNHIRRTQHYVRALARALRHDPRFSAQLDERTIDLLFKSAPLHDIGKVGIPDRILLKPGKLTAEEFETMKSHTTLGRDAIADAEAQCGTRDSFLRYAREIAQYHHEKWDGSGYPEGLAGDAIPVSARLMALADVYDALISRRVYKPAFPHEEAVRIILEGRGRHFDPGMVDAFHGIADEFLAIALRFADPAHEPQRCLSPAI